One Thermus sp. CCB_US3_UF1 DNA window includes the following coding sequences:
- a CDS encoding formate dehydrogenase accessory sulfurtransferase FdhD: MWRYQGGGFYPEDFPLPEEGRLVLVVNGEPWSAFSYTPGDEAYLAVGHLFLSGALSHPQGVRLRVGEGMVLVDLPEAPQRGLGVRDSGCAAGLRYGEPRLAPLPQVPLDPELPLVLLARLRQGTARYARTRGIHGAALFDLSGHLLYLNEDIGRHNAVDRLAGFMLLEGIMPPVLVATTGRVSQEMAAKAIGMGAVLLASRTGATLPAVALACRYGLALATYVRPTGYRLYAPGGMPVAGQVPRP; this comes from the coding sequence CGCCTGGTCCTGGTGGTCAATGGGGAGCCCTGGTCGGCCTTCAGCTACACCCCGGGGGACGAGGCTTACCTGGCCGTGGGCCACCTTTTCCTGAGCGGGGCGCTTTCCCATCCCCAGGGGGTGCGGCTGCGGGTGGGGGAGGGGATGGTCCTGGTGGACCTACCCGAGGCCCCCCAGCGGGGCCTAGGGGTGCGGGATAGCGGCTGCGCCGCCGGCCTCCGCTACGGGGAGCCCCGGCTGGCCCCCCTGCCCCAGGTGCCCCTGGACCCCGAGCTTCCCCTAGTCCTCCTGGCCCGGCTCCGCCAGGGCACCGCCCGCTACGCCCGGACCCGGGGCATCCACGGGGCTGCCCTTTTTGACCTCTCCGGCCACCTCCTCTACCTGAACGAGGATATTGGCCGCCACAACGCCGTGGACCGCCTGGCCGGTTTCATGCTCCTGGAGGGGATTATGCCCCCGGTCCTGGTGGCCACCACCGGCCGGGTAAGCCAGGAAATGGCCGCCAAGGCCATCGGCATGGGGGCGGTCCTCCTGGCCAGCCGTACCGGGGCTACCCTTCCTGCGGTGGCCTTGGCCTGCCGCTACGGACTGGCCCTTGCCACCTACGTGCGCCCCACGGGCTACCGCCTGTACGCCCCCGGGGGGATGCCCGTGGCCGGCCAGGTTCCTAGGCCTTAG